From bacterium, one genomic window encodes:
- a CDS encoding DUF1640 domain-containing protein, whose protein sequence is MPVIAIPKPLREKLGEDGIDSLIDVFNKSEERVKEDVITLSAEKFERRLSQEISGVRSDLAILEGKFETRITQETSKIDKRITEEVSMLEVKLDKRITEETAKLDKRITEETAKFDKRITEETAKLDKRITEETAKLDKKITEEISNVNERISEVRVELKATYSSIIRWMFIFYLGQIGAIMAILFAFFKR, encoded by the coding sequence GCCAGTTATTGCTATTCCAAAACCATTAAGGGAAAAATTAGGTGAAGATGGGATTGATTCTCTAATTGATGTGTTTAACAAATCAGAGGAAAGGGTAAAAGAGGATGTTATTACCTTATCAGCAGAAAAGTTTGAAAGAAGACTCTCTCAGGAGATTAGTGGAGTAAGGTCTGACCTTGCCATCCTTGAGGGAAAGTTTGAAACAAGAATCACTCAAGAAACCTCAAAGATTGACAAAAGAATAACAGAAGAAGTTTCTATGCTTGAAGTCAAACTTGACAAAAGAATAACAGAAGAAACAGCTAAACTTGACAAAAGAATAACTGAGGAAACAGCTAAATTTGACAAAAGAATAACTGAGGAAACAGCTAAACTTGACAAAAGAATAACTGAGGAAACAGCTAAACTTGACAAAAAAATAACTGAGGAGATCTCTAATGTTAATGAAAGAATTTCAGAGGTAAGGGTTGAATTAAAGGCTACTTACTCCAGCATAATAAGATGGATGTTTATCTTCTATCTTGGACAGATTGGTGCCATAATGGCTATCTTATTTGCCTTTTTTAAAAGATGA